The Vibrio penaeicida genome contains a region encoding:
- a CDS encoding site-specific DNA-methyltransferase, whose product MQKLQQLELFETVQQAYLDSGGQLKQNELYQYVEKSLGVDIAKFNEMVGSQKCNVFKRKIRWIQQSLKHKKLLVNCGKGVWKLDEEAKSELHTVEKSKAVIALSTELGLLICADNKTVLNNEYLDGEIQLCLTSPPYCLQSSLDYGGPTDEQRWVDFIMETISLLLPKLARGASIALVIGIDSFKPNRPARTTHVERLTLAMTDVGLELVDKYSWISNKAPGPIAWTSKRPVMLKNSYETILHFTNDADHLMSDNRRVRLSHTESHKKFVQMGGTKRAAKSASGKHNKRIGDYSRTDLSKGKIMTNAFYFANTCAENRKVHKYCDEMGLPRHPAVLPYKLCETLVQFLCPVGGLVIDPYYGSGAVAQACESTGRNWLAIEKIVEYVKGSFKRFSNHSGDLFINPAFLH is encoded by the coding sequence ATGCAGAAATTACAGCAGCTTGAATTGTTCGAAACTGTTCAACAAGCCTATCTAGATAGCGGTGGCCAATTAAAGCAAAACGAACTGTATCAGTACGTTGAAAAAAGTCTTGGTGTCGACATTGCAAAATTCAACGAGATGGTTGGCAGTCAAAAGTGTAATGTTTTCAAACGTAAAATCAGATGGATTCAACAATCGCTAAAGCATAAAAAACTTCTCGTAAACTGCGGAAAGGGAGTGTGGAAACTCGATGAAGAGGCCAAATCAGAGCTACACACAGTTGAAAAAAGCAAAGCGGTTATCGCTTTATCAACGGAGCTTGGGCTTCTTATTTGTGCTGATAATAAAACAGTACTAAACAACGAGTATTTGGACGGGGAAATTCAACTTTGTCTGACATCACCGCCCTATTGTCTACAGAGCTCGCTAGATTACGGTGGTCCAACCGATGAACAGCGATGGGTCGATTTTATCATGGAGACAATCAGCTTACTGCTGCCGAAATTAGCAAGAGGCGCCAGTATTGCATTGGTTATTGGGATTGATAGCTTTAAACCCAATCGTCCAGCTCGAACTACGCATGTAGAGCGCCTTACGTTGGCGATGACGGATGTAGGATTAGAGCTGGTGGATAAGTACAGCTGGATAAGTAATAAAGCACCAGGGCCAATTGCTTGGACAAGTAAAAGACCTGTGATGCTGAAAAACTCATACGAAACGATTTTGCACTTTACCAACGATGCTGACCATCTTATGAGTGATAATCGCCGAGTCAGACTCAGCCATACAGAAAGTCATAAAAAGTTTGTTCAAATGGGCGGTACGAAACGCGCAGCGAAGAGCGCGAGTGGAAAACACAATAAACGGATTGGCGATTATTCCAGAACAGATCTGAGTAAAGGCAAGATAATGACTAACGCTTTCTATTTTGCGAATACGTGCGCTGAAAATCGTAAGGTACACAAATATTGTGACGAAATGGGGCTTCCCCGTCACCCTGCCGTACTGCCGTATAAGTTGTGTGAAACCTTAGTTCAGTTTTTATGTCCTGTAGGGGGGTTAGTCATCGACCCATATTATGGAAGTGGTGCTGTCGCTCAAGCATGCGAATCAACTGGACGGAACTGGTTAGCAATCGAAAAAATTGTTGAATATGTAAAAGGCTCCTTTAAGCGGTTCAGTAATCATTCTGGCGACCTGTTTATCAACCCTGCCTTTCTACATTAA
- a CDS encoding trypsin-like serine protease: protein MKSLKPLITIACIGLVPMICSAAEYSDPKPLVSNGADTPASEYNDYLIHFIANDTKYCTGQFISPKFILTNAHCVDIPDPFGEPKLSMDITVFGGMNKFDYSRVVAQGTVPVHRLVHRNMNVIDEYLDYFNPIVNAFISRWTNELYGEQFNGKMIFEGLAPSLYEGASDLALIEMNTEVPLTSIALPQRSLKLEEGMSFDDFKQSSMFANKSWIMRGFGSSGYDDVPDPTVLQQFKPNFVIDPHLVECTFYTEGDIGSRMCDGDIPMVNEGFGVRITPRIEALSLNNKAPEVAAQPGDSGSGVYESGTDNLYSIATHLYESISEDGRLLWANGMVTLDHVLFEIARVIDDIVAPTDVYLDSTSDTSVTFAIQNHTLERVTFDEMVGNLDLLTDCGSAVEATESCLITIDFSDEIAHSPGGFTHTINFSNTSSTKIHVGPPADAKYSSEISGGSTGPIALLMTLLLGLRRKSLWGR from the coding sequence ATGAAATCGCTTAAACCCCTAATCACCATCGCTTGCATAGGTCTGGTGCCGATGATTTGTAGTGCTGCTGAGTATTCAGACCCAAAACCATTAGTTTCAAATGGGGCCGATACCCCTGCATCTGAATACAACGACTACTTGATACACTTCATCGCAAACGACACGAAATATTGTACTGGTCAATTTATTAGCCCTAAATTCATTCTCACAAACGCGCATTGTGTGGATATTCCTGATCCGTTTGGCGAGCCTAAACTTAGCATGGACATTACCGTTTTCGGCGGCATGAATAAATTCGACTATTCTCGTGTCGTTGCTCAAGGCACTGTGCCTGTCCACCGTCTAGTCCACCGCAATATGAATGTAATTGATGAGTATCTGGACTATTTTAACCCTATTGTTAATGCCTTCATTAGCCGATGGACTAACGAGCTCTATGGCGAACAATTCAATGGAAAGATGATTTTCGAAGGTCTTGCACCATCCCTATATGAAGGGGCTTCTGATTTAGCTCTCATTGAAATGAACACAGAAGTGCCGCTTACTTCTATTGCGTTACCACAACGCTCCTTAAAGCTAGAAGAGGGTATGAGTTTCGATGATTTCAAGCAGAGCAGCATGTTTGCCAATAAGTCTTGGATCATGCGTGGGTTTGGGTCATCGGGGTATGATGATGTTCCAGACCCTACTGTTCTACAGCAATTCAAACCAAATTTTGTGATTGATCCACATTTAGTAGAATGCACTTTTTATACTGAAGGTGACATCGGTTCGCGAATGTGCGACGGGGATATTCCCATGGTGAACGAAGGCTTTGGTGTTCGAATCACACCAAGAATAGAAGCCCTTTCATTGAACAATAAGGCTCCTGAAGTAGCTGCTCAACCAGGGGATTCAGGCAGTGGTGTTTATGAGTCTGGTACAGACAACTTATACTCTATAGCGACTCATCTATATGAGTCGATATCAGAAGATGGCCGCCTTCTTTGGGCAAATGGAATGGTGACCCTAGATCATGTCCTTTTTGAAATTGCGCGAGTCATCGATGACATTGTTGCTCCTACCGACGTCTACCTAGATTCGACGTCAGACACCTCAGTGACTTTTGCCATTCAAAACCACACGCTTGAACGAGTGACATTCGATGAAATGGTTGGGAACCTTGACCTGCTGACTGACTGCGGTTCTGCAGTTGAAGCAACAGAGTCTTGTCTGATTACAATCGACTTTTCCGATGAGATTGCTCATTCGCCTGGAGGGTTTACGCACACCATCAATTTCTCAAACACCTCATCAACCAAAATTCATGTCGGGCCACCAGCCGATGCAAAGTATTCTAGTGAAATATCAGGCGGTAGTACTGGGCCAATCGCGCTTTTAATGACTTTGCTTCTTGGCTTGCGTCGTAAGTCTTTATGGGGTCGTTAA
- a CDS encoding IS4-like element ISVsa5 family transposase → MCELDILHDSLYQFCPELHLKRLNSLTLACHALLDCKTLTLTELGRNLPTKARTKHNIKRIDRLLGNRHLHKERLAVYRWHASFICSGNTMPIVLVDWSDIREQKRLMVLRASVALHGRSVTLYEKAFPLSEQCSKKAHDQFLADLASILPSNTTPLIVSDAGFKVPWYKSVEKLGWYWLSRVRGKVQYADLGAENWKPISNLHDMSSSHSKTLGYKRLTKSNPISCQILLYKSRSKGRKNQRSTRTHCHHPSPKIYSASAKEPWILATNLPVEIRTPKQLVNIYSKRMQIEETFRDLKSPAYGLGLRHSRTSSSERFDIMLLIALMLQLTCWLAGVHAQKQGWDKHFQANTVRNRNVLSTVRLGMEVLRHSGYTITREDLLVAATLLAQNLFTHGYALGKL, encoded by the coding sequence ATGTGCGAACTCGATATTTTACACGACTCTCTTTACCAATTCTGCCCCGAATTACACTTAAAACGACTCAACAGCTTAACGTTGGCTTGCCACGCATTACTTGACTGTAAAACTCTCACTCTTACCGAACTTGGCCGTAACCTGCCAACCAAAGCGAGAACAAAACATAACATCAAACGAATCGACCGATTGTTAGGTAATCGTCACCTCCACAAAGAGAGACTCGCTGTATACCGTTGGCATGCTAGCTTTATCTGTTCGGGCAATACGATGCCCATTGTACTTGTTGACTGGTCTGATATTCGTGAGCAAAAACGGCTTATGGTATTGCGAGCTTCAGTCGCACTACACGGTCGTTCTGTTACTCTTTATGAGAAAGCGTTCCCGCTTTCAGAGCAATGTTCAAAGAAAGCTCATGACCAATTTCTAGCCGACCTTGCGAGCATTCTACCGAGTAACACCACACCGCTCATTGTCAGTGATGCTGGCTTTAAAGTGCCATGGTATAAATCCGTTGAGAAGCTGGGTTGGTACTGGTTAAGTCGAGTAAGAGGAAAAGTACAATATGCAGACCTAGGAGCGGAAAACTGGAAACCTATCAGCAACTTACATGATATGTCATCTAGTCACTCAAAGACTTTAGGCTATAAGAGGCTGACTAAAAGCAATCCAATCTCATGCCAAATTCTATTGTATAAATCTCGCTCTAAAGGCCGAAAAAATCAGCGCTCGACACGGACTCATTGTCACCACCCGTCACCTAAAATCTACTCAGCGTCGGCAAAGGAGCCATGGATTCTAGCAACTAACTTACCTGTTGAAATTCGAACACCCAAACAACTTGTTAATATCTATTCGAAGCGAATGCAGATTGAAGAAACCTTCCGAGACTTGAAAAGTCCTGCCTACGGACTAGGCCTACGCCATAGCCGAACGAGCAGCTCAGAGCGTTTTGATATCATGCTGCTAATCGCCCTGATGCTTCAACTAACATGTTGGCTTGCGGGCGTTCATGCTCAGAAACAAGGTTGGGACAAGCACTTCCAGGCTAACACAGTCAGAAATCGAAACGTACTCTCAACAGTTCGCTTAGGCATGGAAGTTTTGCGGCATTCTGGCTACACAATAACAAGGGAAGACTTACTCGTGGCTGCAACCCTACTAGCTCAAAATTTATTCACACATGGTTACGCTTTGGGGAAATTATGA